A DNA window from Brenneria izadpanahii contains the following coding sequences:
- a CDS encoding LVIVD repeat-containing protein: MVSSPLPTPEYSRNMRLIGHSDQGGRPDGVQVMVHRGYAYIGHMVSQGVSIVDVRDAKNPKPAGFIAAPPGTWNIHLQAHDDLLLVVNARDLFADASFAEEKVYYTRSVAETVSTKQQDKSWSAGLRIFDISTPDKPREISFLPLDGIGIHRIWYVGGRWAYVSALLDGYSDYIFLTIDLADPKRPEVAGRYWLPGMHTAGGETPSWPEGKRYALHHAIVSGDTAYGSWRDGGLTLLDVSDRRNPQLISHRNWSPPFGGGTHTALPLPDRNLLIVLDEAVLDNQEDGEKLIWVFDIREPSNPVSIATFPQPAETDYVKKGAHFGPHNLHENRPGSFISSTLIFATYQNAGVRAYDISNPYQPKETGALVPAAPQRMVDKRPGRPRIIQSCDVFVDAEGIIYSTDYNAGLSIIEYRG; the protein is encoded by the coding sequence ATGGTATCTAGTCCTCTACCGACGCCGGAATACAGCCGCAATATGCGGCTGATCGGACACAGCGATCAAGGCGGCAGACCCGATGGCGTGCAGGTGATGGTTCACCGCGGCTACGCCTACATCGGACATATGGTTTCACAGGGCGTATCCATTGTTGATGTGCGCGATGCAAAAAATCCCAAGCCCGCCGGGTTTATCGCCGCGCCGCCCGGCACCTGGAACATTCATCTCCAGGCGCACGATGACCTGCTGCTGGTGGTCAATGCCCGGGATCTGTTCGCCGACGCCAGTTTTGCCGAGGAAAAAGTTTACTACACCCGCTCCGTCGCAGAGACGGTGAGCACCAAACAACAGGACAAAAGCTGGAGCGCCGGGTTACGTATCTTTGATATTTCCACGCCTGATAAACCACGTGAGATCAGTTTCCTGCCCCTGGACGGCATCGGCATCCATCGTATCTGGTATGTCGGCGGCCGCTGGGCTTATGTTTCCGCGCTGCTCGACGGGTACAGCGATTATATTTTCCTGACTATCGACTTGGCCGATCCCAAACGCCCTGAGGTGGCCGGACGCTATTGGCTGCCCGGCATGCATACCGCCGGCGGCGAAACGCCCAGTTGGCCGGAAGGCAAACGCTATGCATTGCATCATGCCATCGTCAGCGGCGACACCGCTTACGGCAGCTGGCGCGATGGCGGATTAACGCTGCTGGACGTTAGCGATCGCCGCAATCCGCAGCTGATCAGCCACCGCAACTGGAGCCCTCCTTTTGGCGGCGGTACGCATACCGCGCTTCCGCTGCCCGATCGCAACCTGCTTATCGTACTGGATGAGGCCGTGCTGGATAACCAGGAAGACGGCGAGAAACTTATCTGGGTATTTGATATCCGGGAACCAAGCAATCCGGTCAGTATTGCAACCTTTCCCCAACCAGCCGAAACGGACTACGTAAAGAAAGGGGCGCATTTTGGTCCGCATAACCTGCACGAAAACCGGCCTGGCAGCTTTATCAGCTCAACGCTGATTTTCGCGACTTACCAGAACGCTGGCGTCAGAGCTTACGATATCAGCAACCCTTATCAGCCCAAGGAAACCGGCGCGCTGGTGCCGGCGGCGCCGCAAAGGATGGTGGACAAGCGCCCCGGCCGGCCGCGGATAATTCAATCCTGCGATGTTTTTGTCGATGCCGAAGGCATTATCTACAGCACCGATTACAACGCAGGCTTATCTATTATTGAATATCGCGGCTGA
- the apbC gene encoding iron-sulfur cluster carrier protein ApbC, protein MNSKLPEQRPEALHAMVTGVLSTFQQPTLKNNLTTLNALHHCALLDDVLHIELIMPFAWLSGMEALKETMSDELLRLSGAKAVEWRLTHNIATMRRVNDQAGVKGVKNIIAVSSGKGGVGKSSTAVNMALALAAEGGNVGILDADIYGPSIPTMLGTASERPTSPDGQHMAPIMAHGLATNSIGYLVTDDNAMVWRGPMASKALLQLLQDTLWPDLDYLVLDMPPGTGDIQLTLAQSIPVTGAVVVTTPQDIALMDAMKGISMFEKVSVPVLGIVENMSVHICSHCGHLEPIFGTGGAQKLAEKYHCALLGQLPLHISLREDLDRGEPTVVSHPDSEFTSLYRELAGQVAAQLYWQGEVIPTEISFRAI, encoded by the coding sequence ATGAACTCTAAACTCCCCGAACAGCGTCCAGAGGCGTTACATGCCATGGTGACCGGGGTTCTGTCGACTTTTCAGCAGCCGACACTGAAAAATAACCTGACGACGTTGAACGCGCTGCATCACTGCGCGTTGCTGGATGACGTGCTGCATATTGAATTAATCATGCCGTTTGCCTGGCTGAGCGGTATGGAAGCGTTAAAAGAGACGATGAGCGACGAGCTGCTGCGTTTGTCCGGCGCGAAAGCGGTAGAGTGGCGTCTGACGCATAATATCGCCACGATGCGCCGGGTGAACGATCAGGCCGGGGTGAAAGGGGTTAAAAATATTATTGCGGTCAGTTCCGGTAAAGGCGGCGTCGGCAAATCCAGTACCGCGGTGAATATGGCGCTGGCGCTGGCGGCGGAAGGGGGCAACGTCGGCATTCTCGATGCCGACATTTACGGGCCGTCGATTCCGACCATGCTGGGAACGGCGAGCGAACGCCCGACCTCGCCGGACGGCCAGCATATGGCACCGATTATGGCCCACGGGCTGGCGACGAATTCAATCGGCTATCTGGTCACTGATGACAACGCCATGGTGTGGCGTGGGCCGATGGCGAGCAAAGCGCTGTTGCAGCTATTGCAGGACACGCTGTGGCCGGATCTGGATTACCTGGTGCTGGACATGCCGCCGGGAACCGGGGATATCCAGTTGACGCTGGCGCAGAGCATTCCCGTCACCGGCGCGGTGGTGGTGACGACGCCGCAGGATATTGCGCTGATGGATGCGATGAAAGGGATCTCGATGTTCGAGAAAGTCAGCGTGCCGGTACTGGGCATCGTTGAAAACATGAGCGTGCATATTTGCAGCCATTGCGGCCATCTGGAGCCGATTTTCGGCACCGGCGGGGCGCAAAAGCTGGCGGAAAAATACCATTGCGCGCTGTTGGGACAACTGCCGCTGCATATTTCGCTGCGCGAAGATCTGGATCGCGGCGAGCCGACGGTGGTCAGCCATCCTGACAGCGAATTTACGTCATTATATCGCGAACTGGCCGGTCAGGTCGCCGCCCAACTCTACTGGCAGGGCGAGGTTATCCCGACGGAAATCTCCTTCCGGGCGATTTAG
- the pgl gene encoding 6-phosphogluconolactonase — MQQVVYVAGPESQQIHVWQLDEQGKLTLLQVVDVPGQVQPMVIAPDKRHLYVGVRPAFSAISYRIDDKGLLTAAGSASLPGSPTHLSTDHQGRFLLSASYSGACVSVSPIGEDGIVGEPIQQLDGLEGCHSTNINPDNTVVWAPCLKEDRIRLYDLSSAGKLSEHRQSALTTAAGAGPRHMAFHPNQHFAYCVNELDSSVDVYQLNAPDGKLQRVQTLDAMPAGFSDTRWAADIHITPDGRFLYISDRTASLLSIFQVSDDGSTLTLRGHQPTETQPRGFNIDHNGEFLISAGQKSNHIEVYRINGSDGALQPLARYPVGKGAMWVSILALD, encoded by the coding sequence ATGCAGCAAGTGGTTTATGTCGCCGGTCCGGAAAGTCAGCAGATTCATGTATGGCAATTGGACGAGCAGGGCAAATTGACATTATTGCAGGTCGTCGATGTGCCCGGTCAGGTACAGCCCATGGTGATCGCGCCTGACAAACGCCATCTGTATGTCGGCGTTCGTCCTGCCTTTAGCGCTATCAGTTACCGTATTGATGATAAAGGGTTATTGACGGCGGCGGGTTCCGCTTCCTTGCCCGGCAGCCCAACGCATCTGTCTACCGATCATCAGGGCCGTTTCCTGTTGAGCGCTTCCTACAGCGGAGCCTGCGTCAGCGTGAGCCCGATCGGCGAGGACGGCATTGTGGGCGAACCGATCCAGCAGTTGGATGGTTTGGAAGGGTGCCACTCCACCAATATTAATCCCGACAATACCGTGGTCTGGGCTCCCTGTCTGAAAGAAGATCGTATTCGCCTGTACGATTTGAGCTCAGCGGGAAAATTGAGCGAACATCGCCAGTCAGCGCTGACTACCGCTGCCGGCGCGGGGCCGCGTCACATGGCATTCCACCCCAACCAGCATTTTGCCTATTGCGTGAACGAGCTGGACAGCTCGGTGGATGTCTATCAGCTTAATGCGCCGGATGGTAAGTTGCAGCGTGTTCAGACGCTGGATGCGATGCCCGCCGGATTTAGCGATACGCGCTGGGCGGCGGATATCCACATTACGCCGGACGGCCGTTTCCTTTATATCAGCGACCGTACCGCCAGCCTGCTGAGCATTTTCCAGGTATCCGACGATGGCAGCACGCTAACATTACGCGGGCATCAGCCGACGGAGACGCAGCCTCGCGGCTTCAATATTGACCATAACGGCGAGTTTCTGATTTCCGCCGGGCAGAAATCAAACCATATTGAGGTGTATCGGATTAATGGTTCCGACGGCGCATTGCAGCCGCTGGCGCGTTACCCGGTAGGGAAGGGCGCAATGTGGGTCAGTATTCTGGCGCTGGATTAA
- the metG gene encoding methionine--tRNA ligase, which translates to MTQVAKKILVTCALPYANGSIHLGHMLEHIQADIWVRYQRMRGNQVYFICADDAHGTPIMLKAQQMGIAPEQMIAAMSQEHQQDFAGFNISYDNYHSTHSEENRELSALIYSRLKANGFIKNRTISQLYDPEKGMFLPDRFVKGTCPKCKAPDQYGDNCEVCGATYSPTDLIDPKSAVSGATPVMRESEHFFFDLPAFSEMLQAWTRSGALQEQVANKMQEWFDAGLQQWDISRDAPYFGFEVPDAPGKYFYVWLDAPIGYMGSFKNLCDKRGNINFDEFWRKDSTTELYHFIGKDIVYFHSLFWPAMLEGSDFRKPTNLFVHGYVTVNGAKMSKSRGTFIKADTYLQHLDADCLRYYYAAKLSSRIDDIDLNLEDFVQRVNADIVNKLVNLASRNAGFISKRFAGKLADKLADADLYQTFTDAAQSVAEAYNNRESGRAIREIMALADLANRYVDEQAPWVVAKEEGREADLQAICSMGINLFRVLMTYLKPVLPALAQRAEAFLNQELKWDEITAPLLNHQVNTFKALFNRIDLDKVNAMVNASKEDMATAKTVSGPLADNPVQETIKFDDFDKVDMRIALIKQAELVDGSDKLLRLTLDLGGETRQVFSGIRTAYPDPSVLEGRLTVMVANLAPRKMRFGVSEGMVMAAGPGGKDIFLLSPDSGAQPGMQVK; encoded by the coding sequence ATGACTCAAGTCGCAAAGAAAATATTGGTAACGTGCGCGTTGCCTTACGCTAACGGTTCGATTCACCTCGGTCATATGCTTGAACACATTCAGGCGGATATCTGGGTTCGTTACCAGCGAATGCGCGGCAACCAGGTTTACTTTATCTGTGCAGACGATGCTCACGGCACGCCGATCATGCTGAAAGCTCAGCAGATGGGAATTGCGCCCGAGCAAATGATTGCGGCGATGAGTCAGGAACATCAGCAAGATTTCGCTGGCTTCAACATCAGCTATGACAATTATCACTCCACGCACAGTGAAGAAAACCGTGAACTGTCCGCCCTGATTTACTCCCGGCTCAAAGCGAACGGTTTTATCAAAAACCGCACCATTTCTCAGCTGTACGATCCGGAAAAAGGCATGTTCCTGCCGGACCGCTTCGTAAAAGGCACCTGTCCGAAATGTAAGGCGCCCGATCAGTACGGCGATAACTGCGAAGTTTGCGGCGCGACGTACAGCCCGACGGATCTGATCGATCCCAAGTCGGCCGTTTCGGGCGCAACGCCGGTGATGCGCGAATCAGAGCATTTCTTCTTTGATTTGCCGGCATTCAGCGAAATGCTGCAAGCGTGGACGCGTTCCGGCGCATTGCAGGAACAGGTGGCCAATAAAATGCAGGAGTGGTTCGATGCCGGCCTGCAACAGTGGGATATTTCCCGCGATGCGCCCTACTTCGGCTTTGAAGTACCGGATGCGCCGGGTAAATATTTCTATGTCTGGCTGGATGCGCCAATCGGTTACATGGGTTCATTCAAAAATCTGTGCGACAAACGCGGCAATATCAATTTCGATGAATTCTGGCGCAAAGACTCCACGACCGAGCTATACCATTTCATCGGCAAAGATATCGTTTATTTCCACAGCCTGTTCTGGCCCGCCATGCTGGAAGGCAGCGACTTCCGTAAACCGACTAACCTGTTCGTTCATGGCTATGTGACGGTCAACGGCGCTAAAATGTCGAAATCGCGCGGCACGTTCATCAAGGCGGATACCTATCTGCAACATCTGGATGCAGACTGCCTGCGTTACTACTACGCGGCCAAACTCTCTTCCCGTATTGATGATATCGATCTTAATCTGGAAGACTTCGTCCAGCGCGTGAATGCCGACATCGTCAACAAGCTGGTCAATCTGGCCTCCCGCAACGCGGGTTTTATCAGCAAACGTTTCGCGGGCAAACTGGCGGACAAACTGGCTGACGCCGATTTATACCAAACCTTTACCGATGCGGCGCAAAGCGTCGCCGAAGCCTACAATAATCGCGAATCGGGCCGGGCGATCCGTGAAATCATGGCGCTGGCCGATTTGGCCAACCGCTACGTGGACGAACAGGCGCCGTGGGTGGTGGCGAAAGAAGAAGGCCGCGAAGCCGATCTGCAAGCCATCTGTTCAATGGGCATCAACCTGTTCCGGGTACTTATGACCTATCTGAAACCGGTACTGCCCGCGCTGGCGCAACGTGCTGAAGCTTTCCTGAATCAGGAATTGAAGTGGGATGAAATTACCGCGCCGCTGCTCAACCATCAGGTGAATACTTTCAAAGCGCTCTTCAACCGTATCGACCTGGATAAAGTCAATGCCATGGTTAACGCGTCAAAAGAAGACATGGCGACGGCAAAAACCGTTTCCGGTCCGCTGGCGGATAATCCCGTACAGGAAACCATCAAGTTTGATGACTTTGACAAGGTGGATATGCGTATCGCCCTGATCAAGCAGGCTGAATTGGTTGACGGTTCCGATAAGCTGCTGCGCCTGACGCTGGATCTCGGCGGCGAAACCCGCCAGGTCTTCTCCGGCATCCGCACCGCTTATCCCGATCCGTCGGTGTTGGAAGGCCGCCTGACGGTAATGGTCGCCAATCTGGCGCCGCGCAAAATGCGCTTTGGCGTATCAGAAGGCATGGTCATGGCCGCCGGCCCCGGTGGAAAAGACATTTTCCTGCTCAGCCCGGACAGCGGCGCGCAACCCGGTATGCAGGTGAAGTAA
- the udk gene encoding uridine kinase produces the protein MTDKSHQCVIIGIAGASASGKSLISSTLYRELRDQVGDQHIGVIPEDSYYKDQSHLTMEERIKTNYDHPNAMDHSLLLTHLKMLKAGQAVELPLYSYVEHTRRQETVHLEPKKVIILEGILLLTEARLREELNFSIFVDTPLDICLLRRMRRDVNERGRSMDSVMEQYQKTVRPMFMQFIEPSKQYADIIVPRGGKNRIAIDILKAKISQFFE, from the coding sequence ATGACTGATAAGTCTCACCAGTGTGTCATCATCGGGATAGCGGGCGCGTCTGCTTCCGGTAAAAGTCTTATTTCCAGCACGTTGTACCGCGAGCTGCGTGACCAGGTCGGGGACCAGCATATTGGTGTGATACCTGAAGACAGCTACTATAAAGATCAAAGTCATCTGACGATGGAAGAGCGGATCAAAACCAATTACGACCATCCCAATGCCATGGACCACAGCCTGTTGTTGACGCATTTGAAAATGCTGAAGGCGGGCCAGGCGGTGGAGCTTCCTCTATATAGCTATGTTGAACATACTCGCAGGCAGGAAACCGTGCATCTTGAGCCGAAGAAGGTCATTATTCTTGAAGGTATTTTGCTGCTGACCGAGGCGCGTTTGCGCGAGGAACTGAATTTTTCCATTTTTGTCGATACGCCGCTGGATATCTGCCTGCTGCGTCGTATGCGCCGAGATGTCAACGAGCGTGGCCGGTCAATGGATTCCGTGATGGAACAGTATCAGAAAACGGTGCGTCCTATGTTCATGCAATTCATTGAGCCCTCCAAACAATATGCGGATATTATCGTCCCGCGTGGCGGGAAAAACCGTATTGCGATTGATATTCTGAAAGCCAAGATAAGCCAGTTTTTTGAATGA
- the dcd gene encoding dCTP deaminase, with product MRLCDRDIEAWLDDGRLLITPRPPTERINGATVDVRLGNQFRVFRGHTAAFIDLSGPKDEVSAALDRVMSDEINLPEGEAFFLHPGELALAVTLESVTLPDNLVGWLDGRSSLARLGLMVHVTAHRIDPGWQGRIVLEFYNSGKLPLALRPGMMIGALSFEPLSGPAARPYNRRQDAKYKDQQGAVASRIDKD from the coding sequence ATGAGATTGTGTGACCGTGATATTGAAGCCTGGCTGGACGATGGCCGGTTACTGATTACACCGCGCCCGCCAACAGAAAGAATCAATGGCGCTACCGTTGATGTCCGCTTAGGGAATCAATTTCGGGTATTCAGGGGGCACACTGCGGCTTTTATTGATTTAAGCGGCCCGAAAGATGAAGTCAGCGCGGCGCTGGATCGGGTAATGAGCGATGAAATCAATCTGCCGGAAGGCGAGGCTTTCTTTTTGCATCCGGGAGAATTAGCGCTGGCGGTCACGTTGGAGTCGGTGACATTGCCGGATAATCTGGTCGGCTGGCTTGACGGCCGTTCCTCTTTGGCGCGTTTAGGTTTGATGGTTCATGTTACCGCGCACCGAATTGATCCGGGCTGGCAAGGAAGAATTGTGCTGGAGTTCTATAATTCAGGTAAGTTGCCGTTGGCGTTGCGCCCCGGCATGATGATCGGCGCGCTGAGTTTTGAACCGCTCTCCGGTCCGGCGGCCCGTCCTTATAACCGTCGTCAGGATGCCAAATATAAAGATCAACAGGGGGCTGTGGCGAGCCGAATCGACAAAGACTAA
- a CDS encoding sugar ABC transporter substrate-binding protein — MKKFTPALFALSLAAAFPVFAAQTAAIAPIPAALAQHDGPVRIAVIRNLGSDDNTTQFISGVIEESKKLGFKVSTFLSNGDDARFQDFVNQAISQKYDGIILSQGRDPYSTDLIKRIVDSGIAVSVFDTAVNGEIPGVTVTQQDDASLTNESVGQLVKDFNGKANIIKLWVAGFPPMERRQAAYQQILKANPGIKELESIGAVSSDVQGDTANKVGAVLAKYPKGKIDAIWGSWDAFTQGAYKALKENGRTEIKIYSIDISNQDLQLMREANSPWKVSVAVDPKLIGKVNLRLVANKIAGEPTPATYEFKAAAIPQALLASQPGPVNVAGLAKIIPGWGQTDDFIAPWFATLEAKQAK; from the coding sequence ATGAAGAAATTTACCCCTGCACTGTTCGCGCTGAGCCTGGCGGCCGCCTTCCCGGTATTTGCCGCCCAAACCGCCGCCATTGCGCCAATTCCCGCCGCTCTCGCTCAGCACGATGGCCCGGTGCGCATCGCCGTTATCCGCAATCTGGGCTCCGATGACAATACCACGCAGTTTATCTCCGGCGTGATAGAGGAGAGTAAAAAGCTGGGCTTCAAGGTCAGTACGTTTCTCAGTAATGGCGACGACGCCCGCTTTCAAGACTTCGTCAATCAGGCCATCAGCCAGAAATACGATGGCATCATCCTGTCTCAGGGACGCGATCCCTATTCTACCGACCTGATTAAACGCATCGTCGACAGCGGCATTGCGGTTTCCGTTTTCGATACCGCCGTTAACGGCGAGATCCCCGGCGTTACCGTCACTCAGCAGGACGATGCATCCCTGACCAACGAGTCAGTAGGCCAGTTGGTTAAAGATTTCAACGGCAAGGCGAACATCATCAAACTGTGGGTGGCCGGTTTCCCGCCGATGGAGCGCCGCCAGGCAGCCTATCAGCAAATCCTGAAGGCCAATCCCGGCATCAAAGAGCTGGAGTCCATCGGCGCCGTTTCTTCTGATGTGCAGGGTGATACGGCCAATAAAGTGGGCGCCGTACTGGCGAAATATCCTAAAGGGAAAATCGACGCCATCTGGGGATCGTGGGATGCATTCACTCAGGGCGCATATAAAGCGCTGAAAGAGAACGGCCGCACTGAAATAAAAATCTATAGCATTGATATTTCCAATCAGGATCTGCAACTGATGCGCGAAGCCAATAGCCCGTGGAAAGTCAGCGTGGCGGTCGATCCTAAACTGATTGGCAAGGTAAACCTGCGTTTGGTGGCCAATAAAATCGCCGGCGAGCCGACGCCAGCCACCTATGAGTTCAAAGCGGCGGCGATCCCTCAGGCGCTGTTAGCCAGCCAGCCGGGCCCGGTAAACGTCGCCGGCCTGGCTAAAATCATCCCCGGCTGGGGCCAAACGGATGATTTTATCGCGCCATGGTTTGCAACACTGGAAGCCAAGCAGGCTAAATAA